In Chitinophaga sp. HK235, a single window of DNA contains:
- a CDS encoding lytic transglycosylase domain-containing protein, whose protein sequence is MRKIFLLLLLPALSLGSVDVMGSNSVPKETASPLVSRDTTVSKFRKVHLPKDSLVPSPTTMAVKKAAQSLPNNIRSAKVYEQINNNLVAGYVNNYATRYSQHLQTMIERGQPYFSMVEKIFREHGIPEEMKYLAVIESSFNTNARSRVGAVGAWQFMAGTARILGLNVGKRVDERKDFYKSTLAAAQYLNQLYNQFGDWLLVVAAYNCGPGGVQRAMKASGREDFWGMQYFLPAESRNHVYKFIATGYILDRFNNFFGVSDDMAPVAENTSTAAAAPTARGPLTEDEIFSSVEINVTGKYRLEAIAKKLDMPLGELERFNPGFAKAMSSAENNYDLRIPKDKMKQFMAEKGEILKESVQLTLDDKATGVDKSKFPAPAKIAAEGVAPAKKAGTSAKKSSSKKHTAAKKHSKKKTAHKK, encoded by the coding sequence ATGAGAAAAATCTTTTTACTATTGCTGTTGCCAGCATTGAGTTTAGGAAGTGTGGATGTTATGGGTAGCAACAGCGTACCTAAAGAGACTGCGTCTCCATTGGTCTCGCGTGACACTACAGTATCGAAATTTCGCAAGGTGCACTTGCCGAAGGATAGTTTAGTGCCTTCTCCAACCACCATGGCGGTGAAAAAAGCCGCCCAGAGCCTGCCTAATAATATTCGCAGTGCTAAAGTATATGAGCAGATCAATAACAACCTGGTTGCCGGTTATGTAAACAACTATGCTACCCGGTATAGCCAGCATCTGCAGACCATGATCGAAAGAGGTCAGCCTTATTTCTCCATGGTAGAAAAAATCTTCCGTGAGCACGGTATTCCGGAAGAAATGAAATATCTCGCCGTAATTGAATCCAGCTTTAATACCAACGCTCGTTCCAGAGTAGGGGCTGTAGGTGCATGGCAGTTTATGGCCGGTACCGCCCGTATCCTTGGTCTGAACGTTGGAAAAAGAGTAGACGAAAGAAAAGATTTCTACAAGTCTACCCTGGCTGCCGCTCAGTACCTCAACCAGCTATATAACCAGTTTGGTGACTGGCTCCTGGTAGTGGCTGCCTACAACTGTGGCCCAGGTGGAGTACAACGTGCTATGAAAGCCAGCGGCCGCGAAGATTTCTGGGGTATGCAGTATTTCCTGCCCGCAGAATCCCGTAACCACGTGTATAAATTTATTGCTACCGGTTACATCCTCGACAGATTCAACAACTTCTTCGGTGTGAGCGATGACATGGCTCCTGTAGCTGAAAACACCAGCACAGCAGCGGCTGCTCCTACTGCCAGAGGTCCTCTGACAGAAGATGAAATCTTCTCCAGTGTGGAAATCAACGTTACCGGTAAATACAGACTGGAGGCTATCGCCAAAAAACTGGATATGCCCCTGGGCGAACTGGAAAGATTTAATCCTGGTTTTGCCAAAGCAATGTCCAGCGCTGAAAACAACTACGACCTGCGCATCCCGAAAGATAAGATGAAGCAGTTCATGGCTGAGAAAGGCGAAATCCTGAAGGAGTCTGTACAGCTGACACTGGATGATAAAGCAACAGGTGTAGACAAATCCAAATTCCCGGCACCTGCTAAAATAGCGGCTGAGGGAGTAGCACCTGCTAAAAAAGCCGGCACCAGTGCTAAAAAATCCAGCAGCAAAAAACATACAGCTGCTAAAAAACATTCCAAAAAGAAAACTGCTCATAAAAAGTAG
- the pgk gene encoding phosphoglycerate kinase: MSKFSDYNFNGRKALVRVDFNVPLNDKFEITDDTRMRAAVPTIKKILKDGGAVILMSHLGRPKDGPSDKYSLRHLVYHLISLLGGTTVKFATDCVGPVAKKAAADLQMGEVLLLENLRFHKAEEKGDPSFAEELSKLGNVYVNDAFGTAHRAHASTAIIAQYFSRPDRMFGLLMEAEVTNAEKVLNNAEAPFTAILGGAKVSDKILIIETLMERANNIIIGGGMAYTFLKAQGKEIGNSLCENDKLDLANELLDKAKTKNVKLILPVDSVAADKFAPDAATQVVSNDNIPAGWMGLDVGPESVELFGKTIQQSKTILWNGPMGVFEMEAFQKGTKGVADAIVAATAQGSFSLVGGGDSVAAVNQFGLAEKVSYVSTGGGAMLEFFEGKTLPGIAAI; the protein is encoded by the coding sequence ATGAGCAAATTCTCCGACTATAACTTCAATGGCCGCAAAGCCCTGGTCCGTGTGGATTTCAACGTTCCCCTGAACGACAAGTTCGAAATTACTGACGACACCCGTATGAGGGCTGCCGTTCCCACCATCAAAAAAATCCTGAAAGACGGTGGTGCCGTAATACTTATGTCCCACCTCGGCCGTCCGAAAGATGGTCCCAGCGATAAATATTCTTTAAGACATCTTGTATATCACCTCATCTCCCTGCTGGGTGGCACCACTGTTAAGTTTGCAACCGACTGCGTAGGCCCTGTAGCCAAGAAAGCCGCTGCAGACCTGCAAATGGGTGAAGTGCTGCTGCTCGAAAACCTGCGCTTCCACAAAGCGGAAGAGAAAGGTGATCCTTCCTTCGCTGAAGAACTCTCCAAACTGGGCAATGTATACGTAAACGATGCCTTTGGCACCGCTCACCGTGCACACGCCTCCACAGCCATCATCGCACAGTACTTCTCCAGACCTGACCGCATGTTCGGGCTCCTCATGGAAGCAGAAGTAACCAACGCTGAAAAAGTACTCAACAACGCTGAAGCGCCTTTCACCGCTATCCTCGGTGGCGCTAAAGTGAGCGATAAAATTCTCATCATCGAAACACTGATGGAGCGCGCCAACAACATCATCATTGGTGGTGGTATGGCTTACACTTTCCTCAAAGCCCAGGGCAAGGAAATCGGTAACTCCCTCTGTGAAAATGATAAACTGGACCTGGCCAACGAACTGCTCGATAAAGCCAAAACCAAAAATGTAAAACTCATCCTGCCTGTTGACTCCGTCGCTGCCGACAAATTTGCTCCCGATGCCGCAACACAAGTAGTTTCCAACGATAACATCCCTGCCGGATGGATGGGCCTCGACGTAGGTCCTGAAAGCGTTGAACTGTTTGGCAAAACAATCCAGCAATCCAAAACCATTCTGTGGAACGGACCAATGGGCGTTTTTGAAATGGAAGCCTTTCAGAAAGGTACCAAAGGAGTGGCTGATGCTATCGTAGCTGCCACTGCCCAGGGCTCCTTCTCTCTTGTTGGTGGCGGTGACTCCGTTGCAGCTGTCAACCAGTTCGGACTGGCAGAAAAAGTAAGCTACGTATCCACTGGTGGTGGCGCCATGCTGGAGTTTTTCGAAGGAAAAACACTGCCAGGCATCGCAGCTATCTGA
- the ffh gene encoding signal recognition particle protein, with amino-acid sequence MFESLSERLDSAFKQLKGEGRISEINIASTVKEIRRALVDADVNYKIAKEFTDKVKDKALGEKVLTAISPGQLMVKIVKDELAELMGGTEAEIDIKTNPSIILIAGLQGSGKTTFSGKLANFLKTKKGKKPLLVAADIYRPAAIDQLKVLGEQIGVEVYNEPENKNAVQIAENAVKHAKANGNNIIIIDTAGRLAVDEVMMTEVANVKNAVKPQEILFVVDSMTGQDAVNTAKAFNDRLDFTGVVLTKLDGDTRGGAALTIRYTVTKPIKFVSMGEKMDTLDVFYPERMAQRILGMGDITTLVERAQAQFDEEQAKKLEKKIRQNQFDFDDFREQLQQIKKMGNLKDLMGMIPGVGKAIKDIDISDDAFKGIEAMINSMTPDERGNPDLIDGSRRKRIAKGAGKNIQDVNQFMKQFDQMRQMMKMMNKFGAGGRGLKGMVR; translated from the coding sequence ATGTTTGAATCATTATCAGAGAGATTAGATTCCGCGTTTAAGCAGCTTAAAGGGGAAGGACGTATCAGTGAGATCAATATTGCCTCCACCGTTAAGGAAATCCGCCGTGCACTGGTGGATGCGGACGTGAACTATAAAATAGCCAAGGAATTTACTGATAAAGTAAAAGACAAAGCCCTCGGTGAGAAGGTACTGACCGCCATCTCTCCCGGACAGCTCATGGTAAAGATCGTGAAAGACGAACTGGCCGAGCTGATGGGTGGCACTGAGGCAGAAATTGATATCAAAACAAACCCTTCCATTATACTCATCGCTGGTTTGCAAGGTTCCGGTAAAACCACCTTCTCCGGTAAACTGGCCAACTTCCTCAAAACCAAAAAAGGTAAAAAACCTTTGCTGGTAGCAGCCGATATCTATCGTCCTGCTGCGATCGATCAGCTGAAAGTGCTGGGCGAACAGATAGGCGTGGAGGTGTATAATGAGCCAGAGAATAAAAACGCCGTGCAGATCGCCGAAAACGCGGTCAAACACGCCAAAGCCAATGGCAATAACATCATCATCATCGATACCGCCGGCCGTCTGGCCGTTGATGAGGTGATGATGACCGAAGTGGCCAACGTGAAAAATGCCGTTAAGCCACAGGAAATACTGTTCGTAGTAGACTCTATGACCGGCCAGGACGCGGTGAATACCGCCAAAGCGTTTAACGACCGCCTGGACTTCACCGGTGTGGTACTCACCAAACTGGACGGTGATACCCGCGGTGGTGCGGCCCTGACCATCCGTTACACCGTGACCAAACCGATCAAGTTTGTGAGCATGGGTGAAAAAATGGATACCCTCGACGTGTTCTACCCCGAACGTATGGCTCAGCGTATCCTCGGCATGGGTGATATCACTACCCTGGTAGAACGTGCACAGGCACAGTTCGATGAGGAACAGGCCAAAAAGCTCGAAAAGAAGATCCGTCAGAACCAGTTCGATTTTGATGACTTCCGCGAACAGCTGCAGCAGATCAAAAAAATGGGTAACCTGAAAGATCTGATGGGCATGATCCCCGGCGTAGGCAAAGCCATCAAGGACATTGACATCAGCGACGACGCCTTTAAAGGCATCGAAGCCATGATCAACTCCATGACACCGGATGAGCGCGGTAATCCTGACCTCATCGATGGTAGCCGCCGCAAACGCATCGCCAAAGGTGCCGGAAAAAATATCCAGGACGTAAACCAGTTCATGAAACAGTTTGACCAGATGCGTCAGATGATGAAAATGATGAATAAGTTTGGTGCTGGCGGTCGTGGCCTGAAAGGAATGGTGCGTTAA
- the gap gene encoding type I glyceraldehyde-3-phosphate dehydrogenase: MGTTLKIGINGFGRIGRLVYRQIYKMPGIDVVAINDLTSPTVLAHLLKYDSAQGRFDAEVKHSENAINVNGEDVKIYAQKDPSQIPWKDHGIDVVIECTGFFTDKDKASAHITAGAKRVVISAPATGDLKTIVFNVNHHLLDGSETVISCASCTTNCLAPMAKVLQDNYGITTGLMTTIHAYTNDQNTLDAPHPKGDLRRARAAAANIVPNSTGAAKAIGLVLPELKGKLDGNAQRVPTITGSLTELTTILNKKVTAEEINAAMKAASNESFGYTEDEIVSSDVIGIHYGSLFDATQTKVMTVGDHQMVKTVSWYDNEMSYVSQLVRTVRYFAGLISK, translated from the coding sequence ATGGGAACTACTCTCAAAATTGGTATTAATGGTTTCGGCCGCATTGGTCGTTTGGTGTACCGCCAGATTTACAAAATGCCCGGCATTGATGTGGTTGCTATCAATGATCTCACCAGCCCTACTGTGCTGGCGCATTTGCTGAAATATGATTCAGCACAGGGTAGGTTTGATGCAGAAGTTAAACATTCTGAGAACGCAATTAATGTGAACGGTGAAGATGTGAAGATATATGCACAGAAAGATCCGTCCCAGATTCCCTGGAAAGACCATGGTATTGATGTTGTGATCGAGTGTACCGGATTCTTTACTGATAAAGACAAAGCTTCCGCCCACATCACTGCTGGCGCCAAGAGAGTTGTAATTTCCGCTCCGGCTACCGGTGATCTGAAAACGATCGTTTTCAATGTAAACCACCATCTCCTGGATGGCAGCGAGACTGTTATCTCCTGCGCTTCCTGCACCACCAACTGCCTGGCTCCTATGGCTAAAGTACTGCAGGACAACTACGGTATCACTACCGGCTTAATGACTACTATTCACGCCTACACCAACGACCAGAACACCCTCGATGCTCCGCATCCTAAAGGTGACCTGCGCCGTGCCCGTGCTGCTGCTGCCAACATCGTACCTAACAGTACCGGTGCTGCAAAAGCAATCGGCCTGGTATTGCCTGAACTGAAAGGTAAACTGGATGGTAACGCTCAACGTGTACCAACCATCACTGGTTCCCTCACCGAACTGACTACTATACTGAACAAAAAAGTAACTGCAGAAGAAATCAATGCAGCTATGAAAGCAGCTTCCAACGAATCTTTCGGTTATACTGAAGATGAAATTGTAAGCTCTGATGTCATCGGTATCCACTACGGTTCCCTGTTCGATGCTACACAGACAAAAGTAATGACTGTTGGCGATCATCAAATGGTTAAAACCGTTTCCTGGTACGATAACGAAATGAGTTATGTTTCTCAGCTGGTACGTACTGTAAGGTACTTCGCCGGTCTGATCAGCAAATAA
- the rimM gene encoding ribosome maturation factor RimM (Essential for efficient processing of 16S rRNA), with product MNNYFSIGKLVSTHGLQGELLLRHSLGKRSSLKGVTAIFLEERKNSFIPYFLQQVTVKDGEHVYIRLEGIDTKEAAQKLMPGQVYLQEEDFKAQTASSAPLALLGFTVEDAQHGTLGTVEEVIEMPMQVLVKVHIQGKEALLPVNEQSLVKVDRKNQVVHLDLPEGLVELYTNM from the coding sequence ATGAATAATTATTTCAGTATAGGAAAACTGGTGTCAACGCACGGACTGCAGGGAGAGTTGCTCCTGAGGCACAGCCTGGGTAAAAGATCTTCCCTGAAAGGGGTGACCGCCATCTTCCTCGAAGAACGGAAAAACAGCTTTATCCCGTATTTCCTGCAGCAGGTGACTGTTAAAGACGGAGAACATGTGTATATCCGCCTGGAAGGCATAGATACCAAGGAAGCGGCTCAGAAACTGATGCCCGGCCAGGTATACCTCCAGGAAGAGGATTTTAAGGCGCAAACAGCTTCTTCTGCCCCGCTGGCGTTACTTGGCTTCACGGTTGAAGACGCGCAGCACGGCACGCTCGGTACAGTGGAAGAAGTCATTGAAATGCCTATGCAGGTGCTCGTAAAGGTGCATATCCAGGGTAAAGAGGCGTTGCTGCCCGTCAATGAGCAGTCACTCGTGAAAGTGGACCGGAAAAACCAGGTGGTACACCTGGACCTCCCGGAAGGGCTCGTTGAATTATACACAAACATGTAG
- a CDS encoding cation:proton antiporter has translation MKKRLLLYPVIIGLFGILIWVILQQGQLLPVKQTEAPVATVTHASQATPDNSWWQYLDNFKHPLSLLLLQIILIMVVARAFGILANKVKQPSVVGEIIAGVLLGPSLLGWTMPSFSAFLFPADSMKNLQFLSQIGLAFFMFIVGMELDISKIRNKAHDAVMISHASIIVPFFLGVSLAYYLFTSFAPAGVSFLAFALFMGIAMSITAFPVLARIVQERKLTGTPLGTLAITCAAADDVTAWCILAIVVAIVKAGGFVSALVTIVLAILFVGAMLWLVRPWLNRTISRHIAGNRQKAAVSVVFFTLLLSALTTEVIGIHALFGAFLAGVIMPQQTDIKQLLTDKLEDVSVLLLLPIFFVYTGLRTQIGLLNESHLWTVCGLIMLVAVAGKFGGSTFTARLMGQSWRQSVAIGALMNTRGLMELVVLNIGYDLGILSPSIFAMMVLMALATTFMTGPLLDLVALSEKKKGMLAV, from the coding sequence ATGAAAAAGCGCCTTCTCCTCTACCCCGTCATCATAGGCCTGTTTGGGATATTGATTTGGGTAATCCTGCAACAAGGACAGCTGTTGCCTGTGAAACAGACAGAAGCCCCTGTGGCAACTGTCACCCATGCTTCACAAGCCACACCGGACAACTCCTGGTGGCAATATCTCGATAACTTCAAGCACCCGCTAAGCCTTTTGTTGCTGCAGATTATCCTGATCATGGTGGTGGCACGCGCATTTGGTATACTGGCCAACAAGGTAAAACAACCGTCAGTAGTAGGTGAAATCATCGCCGGGGTATTGCTGGGTCCTTCTCTGCTGGGCTGGACCATGCCATCATTTTCCGCTTTCCTCTTCCCCGCTGACTCCATGAAGAATTTACAGTTCCTCAGTCAGATAGGTCTGGCCTTTTTCATGTTTATCGTGGGAATGGAGCTGGATATCAGCAAAATCAGGAACAAAGCACACGATGCGGTAATGATCAGTCATGCCAGTATTATAGTGCCCTTTTTTCTGGGCGTATCGCTGGCCTATTATCTCTTTACCAGCTTTGCGCCTGCAGGGGTTAGCTTTCTGGCCTTTGCACTGTTTATGGGCATCGCCATGAGTATTACCGCCTTCCCGGTACTGGCCCGTATCGTACAGGAAAGAAAACTGACCGGGACACCGCTGGGCACGCTGGCCATTACCTGTGCAGCAGCCGATGATGTTACTGCCTGGTGTATCCTGGCAATAGTGGTGGCCATTGTAAAAGCAGGCGGTTTTGTTAGTGCACTCGTCACCATTGTGCTGGCCATTCTCTTTGTAGGAGCCATGCTGTGGCTGGTACGTCCCTGGCTAAACCGTACCATCAGCAGACATATAGCCGGAAATCGCCAGAAAGCGGCCGTTTCCGTGGTTTTCTTCACCTTACTGCTGTCGGCCCTGACAACCGAAGTAATAGGCATCCATGCCTTGTTTGGTGCTTTCCTTGCGGGAGTGATCATGCCACAGCAGACCGATATTAAACAACTGCTCACAGATAAACTGGAAGATGTCAGCGTATTATTGCTGCTACCGATATTTTTTGTGTACACTGGCCTTAGAACACAGATAGGCTTGCTGAATGAAAGTCATTTGTGGACCGTATGTGGCTTGATCATGCTGGTAGCCGTAGCCGGTAAGTTCGGCGGCAGCACTTTTACTGCCCGGCTCATGGGCCAGTCCTGGCGGCAATCCGTGGCAATTGGCGCGCTGATGAACACCCGCGGCCTGATGGAACTGGTGGTGCTCAATATCGGCTACGATCTGGGTATCCTCTCTCCAAGCATCTTTGCGATGATGGTACTGATGGCACTGGCCACCACCTTCATGACCGGGCCCCTGCTCGATCTGGTGGCGCTTAGTGAAAAGAAGAAGGGAATGCTGGCCGTATAA
- the gatA gene encoding Asp-tRNA(Asn)/Glu-tRNA(Gln) amidotransferase subunit GatA — MTEYSSIASFHRALYAGSTSCTERVRFYLDRIAQLKHLNAFLEVYEEEALVKAQKLDERLKNGQPVGVLAGVVIGIKDVICYKGHNVSAASRILEGFTSLFSATAVERLLAADAIIIGNLNCDEFAMGSTNENSAYGPTLNALDNTRVPGGSSGGSAVAVQADLCQVSLGSDTGGSVRQPADFCGIIGLKPTYGRISRHGLIAYASSFDQIGIFGKEIDDVASVLQVMAGPDEFDSTAAQQEVPDYLQNLSHNKSYRLAYLRDAQYHEGLDVEMRGGYIDLFESLVTAGHTVTGKGFDYLDYVVPAYYVLTTAEASSNLSRYDGVRFGHRTNEKNLDLTDFYKKNRSEGFGKEVKRRILLGTFVLSAGYYDAYYTKAQQVRRLVTEKLNEILEEFDAILMPTVPSTAFKLGEKTKDPIAMYLADIYTVLANLAGVPAISVPLGRHSNGMPYGVQIITKKFDEAALLQIAHQVMATERASIV; from the coding sequence TTGACTGAATACAGCAGTATAGCTTCATTTCATAGAGCATTATACGCCGGCAGTACAAGCTGTACGGAGAGAGTACGTTTTTACCTCGACCGTATAGCACAGTTAAAACACCTGAATGCCTTCCTGGAAGTATATGAGGAGGAGGCGCTGGTAAAAGCGCAGAAACTGGATGAACGCCTTAAAAACGGTCAGCCGGTTGGCGTTTTAGCCGGAGTAGTGATAGGTATTAAAGATGTAATCTGTTATAAAGGCCATAATGTGAGTGCCGCTTCCAGGATACTGGAAGGGTTTACATCACTTTTTTCCGCCACAGCTGTGGAAAGACTGCTGGCAGCGGATGCGATTATTATTGGTAATCTTAACTGCGACGAGTTTGCAATGGGATCTACCAATGAGAACTCCGCTTATGGTCCCACGCTGAACGCGCTGGACAATACCCGGGTTCCGGGTGGTTCTTCAGGAGGCTCAGCAGTAGCTGTACAGGCAGACCTTTGTCAGGTTAGCCTGGGTAGCGACACCGGCGGTTCTGTCCGCCAACCAGCTGATTTTTGCGGCATAATCGGGCTTAAACCCACCTATGGCCGTATTTCACGTCACGGGCTCATCGCCTATGCCTCTTCTTTTGATCAGATAGGCATTTTTGGCAAGGAAATTGACGATGTGGCCAGTGTTCTGCAAGTGATGGCAGGACCTGATGAGTTCGATAGTACAGCGGCTCAACAAGAAGTTCCCGACTACCTGCAAAATCTGTCACACAATAAAAGTTACAGGTTGGCGTATTTAAGAGATGCCCAGTACCATGAAGGATTGGATGTTGAAATGAGAGGTGGTTATATCGATCTTTTTGAAAGCCTCGTAACTGCCGGACACACCGTAACTGGTAAAGGCTTTGATTATCTTGACTATGTGGTTCCCGCCTATTATGTGCTGACAACAGCGGAGGCATCCTCTAATTTGTCCCGCTATGATGGTGTCAGATTTGGGCATAGAACCAACGAAAAGAATCTAGACCTGACCGATTTTTACAAAAAAAACAGATCGGAAGGGTTTGGTAAAGAAGTAAAACGTCGTATATTACTGGGGACTTTTGTGCTGAGTGCAGGTTATTACGACGCATATTATACGAAGGCACAACAAGTCAGGAGATTAGTTACCGAAAAACTGAATGAGATTCTGGAAGAATTCGACGCTATTTTAATGCCAACTGTACCGTCGACAGCCTTTAAATTAGGGGAAAAAACAAAAGACCCGATTGCTATGTACCTGGCAGATATTTATACGGTACTGGCCAATCTTGCAGGGGTCCCGGCCATTTCAGTGCCGTTGGGCCGGCATTCAAACGGAATGCCATACGGTGTACAGATCATCACAAAGAAGTTTGACGAAGCAGCCCTGTTGCAAATTGCCCATCAAGTGATGGCAACGGAAAGGGCTTCGATTGTTTAA
- the trmD gene encoding tRNA (guanosine(37)-N1)-methyltransferase TrmD has protein sequence MRIDIITVLPELLESPLSHSIMKRAQAKGLLEVHVHPLRAYSNLKHNQVDDYQFGGGAGMVMMLEPIVNAIESLQAKVQYDEIIYLTPDGETLNQQMANKLSMKGNLLMLCGHYKGIDQRIRDHFITKEISIGDYVLSGGELGAAVLVDAIGRLLPGVLNDETSALTDSFQDNLLAPPVYTRPVDFRGWKVPDILLSGDHKKIEEWRHQQSVERTQTRRPDLL, from the coding sequence ATGCGAATAGATATCATCACAGTATTGCCTGAGCTGCTGGAGAGTCCGCTTTCCCATTCCATTATGAAGCGGGCACAGGCAAAAGGACTGCTGGAAGTACATGTACATCCCCTGCGGGCCTATTCCAACCTGAAGCACAACCAGGTAGATGATTACCAGTTTGGCGGCGGCGCCGGCATGGTGATGATGCTGGAACCGATTGTGAATGCCATCGAGTCTCTACAGGCCAAAGTACAGTACGACGAGATCATTTACCTGACTCCTGATGGAGAAACGCTGAACCAGCAGATGGCCAACAAATTATCGATGAAGGGTAACCTGCTGATGCTGTGCGGCCACTACAAAGGGATAGACCAGCGTATCCGGGATCACTTCATTACCAAAGAGATTTCTATTGGTGATTATGTGCTTTCCGGTGGTGAGCTGGGAGCAGCAGTGCTGGTAGATGCTATCGGAAGGCTGTTGCCAGGTGTACTCAACGATGAGACCAGTGCGCTGACCGATTCCTTCCAGGACAACCTGCTGGCGCCTCCGGTATATACCAGGCCCGTAGATTTCCGGGGATGGAAGGTGCCGGACATTTTATTGAGCGGTGATCATAAAAAAATTGAAGAATGGCGGCATCAGCAATCGGTAGAAAGAACCCAGACACGCCGTCCGGACTTGTTGTAA
- the rplS gene encoding 50S ribosomal protein L19 gives MNAISFVHEQLTAKKQYPKFKAGDNVTVNYKIVEGNKERIQSFKGDVVKIQGTGFTASFTVRKISDGIGVERLFPLYSPHIDGIVLNKVGKVRRAKLFYLRERAGKKARIKEKRV, from the coding sequence ATGAACGCAATTTCGTTTGTTCACGAACAACTGACAGCTAAAAAACAGTACCCTAAGTTTAAAGCAGGCGACAACGTCACTGTCAATTATAAAATCGTGGAAGGTAATAAAGAAAGGATTCAGTCCTTTAAAGGTGATGTAGTGAAAATCCAGGGTACAGGGTTTACTGCGTCTTTCACTGTTAGAAAAATTTCTGACGGCATTGGTGTGGAAAGGCTGTTCCCGCTTTACTCTCCTCATATCGACGGCATCGTGCTGAACAAAGTGGGTAAAGTAAGAAGAGCGAAACTTTTCTACCTGCGTGAGCGCGCTGGTAAGAAAGCCCGTATCAAAGAAAAAAGGGTTTAG
- a CDS encoding twin-arginine translocase TatA/TatE family subunit, translating into MILQDIGMSELLLIAIVVLLLFGGKKIPELMRGLGKGIREFNDAKNNVRQEIEEGMREKPVQPSTTDTTKPTDAQHNA; encoded by the coding sequence TTGATTCTCCAGGATATTGGGATGTCTGAACTGCTGCTGATAGCCATCGTGGTTTTACTGCTGTTTGGTGGTAAAAAAATACCCGAATTAATGCGGGGACTGGGTAAAGGCATCCGTGAGTTCAATGACGCCAAAAACAATGTGCGCCAGGAAATAGAGGAAGGTATGAGAGAAAAACCTGTGCAACCATCCACTACTGATACAACTAAGCCAACTGATGCGCAGCACAACGCCTAA
- the rpsP gene encoding 30S ribosomal protein S16, producing the protein MPVKIRLQRHGAKKRPFYFIVVADARAPRDGKFIQKIGTYNPLTVPASINIDTEKALRWLQKGAQPTDTVRRILSFKGVLYLKHLLRGVTLNLFDEPTAYQKFAQWQAEHEQKVSARRDGHRKARIAAPIVRKVEDTPAAPSAEGEGNEA; encoded by the coding sequence ATGCCAGTAAAAATCAGACTGCAGAGACATGGCGCGAAGAAAAGGCCTTTCTATTTTATCGTAGTAGCCGACGCACGCGCTCCCAGAGATGGTAAATTCATTCAGAAAATCGGTACTTACAATCCTTTGACTGTACCTGCTTCCATCAACATCGATACTGAAAAAGCATTGCGTTGGTTGCAGAAAGGTGCACAACCTACCGACACTGTAAGAAGAATCCTCTCTTTCAAAGGTGTATTGTATTTGAAACACCTGTTAAGAGGTGTTACGCTGAACCTGTTCGACGAGCCTACTGCTTACCAGAAGTTTGCACAATGGCAAGCTGAGCACGAACAGAAAGTATCTGCCCGCCGTGACGGTCACAGAAAAGCAAGAATTGCTGCTCCGATCGTTAGAAAGGTAGAAGATACCCCTGCTGCTCCATCCGCAGAAGGAGAAGGTAACGAAGCATAA